The following proteins are encoded in a genomic region of Phragmites australis chromosome 9, lpPhrAust1.1, whole genome shotgun sequence:
- the LOC133928669 gene encoding uncharacterized protein LOC133928669: MDPPAGGSTDRRGPSPGAGAAPSVLRRYGLNFSAASLLQAPLAALLEYSGVVLSGPAPQAAHPSAAPSSSSEVDGLLSAAAAGDGEVSIRIQGGPGDPEAAGGAAAAASSEDSIEATTGSEVDQASATGRGAGADAEANVGGGGGVGASGNVGGDHAYQRYDVHHVARWIEQILPFSLLLLVVFIRQHLQGFFVTIWIAAVMFKSNDILRKQTALKGERKIYVLVGITVIFMIHVFGVYWWYRNDDLLRPLFMLPPKDIPPFWHAIFIIMVNDTMVRQAAMAIKCMLLMYYKNCRGRNYRRQGQMLTLVEYLLLLYRALLPTPVWYRFFLNKEYGSLFSSLTTGLYLTFKLTSVVEKVQSFLAAVKALSRKDVHYGSYALAEQVIAAGDMCAICQEKMHVPVLLRCKHIFCEDCVSEWFERERTCPLCRALVKPADIRSFGDGSTSLFFQLF; this comes from the exons ATGGACCCTCCGGCGGGGGGCTCCACCGATCGCCGGGGCCCCAGcccgggcgccggcgccgcgcccTCCGTCCTCCGCCGCTACGGCCTCAACTTCTCCGCCGCCAGCCTCCTCCAGGCCCCGCTCGCGGCCCTCCTCGAGTACTCGGGCGTCGTCCTCTCCGGGCCCGCCCCGCAGGCGGCGCACCCGTCCGCGGCGCCCTCGTCGTCTTCCGAGGTCGATGGCCTCctttccgccgccgccgctggggACGGGGAGGTCTCGATCCGGATCCAGGGCGGCCCGGGCGACCCAGAGGCCGCGGGCggggcggccgcggcggcctcGTCCGAGGACTCAATCGAGGCGACCACCGGCTCCGAGGTTGACCAGGCGTCCGCGACCGGGAGGGGGGCCGGTGCGGACGCGGAGGCGAACGTCGGAGGCGGGGGTGGGGTCGGCGCGTCGGGGAACGTGGGTGGGGACCACGCGTACCAGCGGTACGACGTGCACCACGTCGCGCGGTGGATCGAGCAGATATTGCCATTCTCGCTGCTCCTGCTCGTCGTCTTCATACGGCAGCACCTCCAAG GTTTCTTTGTTACGATTTGGATTGCTGCTGTAATGTTCAAGTCAAATGATATATTGAGGAAGCAAACTGCTTTGAAG GGCGagagaaaaatatatgtacTCGTTGGGATTACGgtaatcttcatgattcatGTGTTTGGCGTCTATTGGTGGTACAGGAATGATGATCTTCTAAGACCTCTGTTCATGCTTCCTCCAAAAGATATACCACCGTTCTGGCATGCGATTTTTATCATCATGGTCAATG ATACAATGGTTCGCCAGGCAGCAATGGCCATCAAATGCATGCTACTTATGTACTACAAGAACTGCAGAGGCCGTAACTACCGTAGGCAG GGACAAATGCTAACCCTTGTGGAGTACCTTCTGCTTCTTTATCGTGCCTTGTTGCCAACTCCTGTTTGGTACCGTTTCTTTCTGAACAAGGAATATGGGAGTCTCTTCTCATCTTTGACCACTGGATTGTACCTGACTTTCAAGTTGACTTCGGTAGTTGAGAAG GTTCAGTCATTCTTGGCTGCAGTGAAAGCATTGTCACGTAAAGATGTGCATTATGGGTCTTATGCGCTTGCAGAACAG GTAATAGCTGCTGGTGATATGTGTGCCATCTGCCAGGAGAAGATGCATGTGCCTGTTCTCCTTCGCTGTAAACATATTTTCTGTGAAGACTGTGTTTCAGAATG gtttgagCGAGAACGGACTTGCCCATTGTGTAGAGCATTGGTAAAACCTGCTGATATCCGGTCATTTGGTGATGGTTCTACAAGTCTATTCTTCCAGTTGTTTTAG
- the LOC133928014 gene encoding uncharacterized protein LOC133928014, with the protein MPQPLARLLAVLSNRLFDIYVGFGEARKVWTELNDKYAERDNGNESFMVVSYLNFRMGDGRSVMEQIYELQLIVQDLGQYGCVLPENFQVNAILAKLPTSWRDFVTAHRHLKQRLTLNELIAAINVEEKSKAGYGGGKTPAQANLVEHKNQSRRNMKKEKTKLGFSGPKANAMKKKKKPKIVCYVCGRLQHKANRCRDHKGKGPTPDQQKATKAQVYVAVATVDNTGKGDTTSGAQTMDPY; encoded by the exons atgcctcaGCCCCTGGCACGTCTCTTGGCTGTCCTGTCGAACAGGCTATTCGACATCTACGTGGGCTTCGGGGAAGCGCGGAAGGTGTGGACGgagctgaatgacaagtatgctgaAAGAGACAATGGCAacgagtccttcatggtggtaaGTTACCTGAACTTTCGTATGGGAGATGGCAGATCAGTCATGGAACAAATCTATGAGTTACAGCTGATCGTGCAGGACTTAGGCCAGTACGGCTGTGTCCTCCCTGAGAACTTTCAGGTTAATGCCATCCTGGCCAAGCTACCTACTTCTTGGCGTGACTTTGTCACTGCACATCGGCACTTAAAGCAGAGattgactcttaatgagctcattgctGCTATAAATGTCGAGGAGAAGTCTAAAGCAGGCTATGGTGGGGGGAAGACGCCCGCTCAAGCTAATCTTGTCGAGCACAAGAACCAGTCTAGGAGAAAcatgaagaaagagaagaccaaGCTTGGGTTTTCGGGACCAAAGGCTAatgcaatgaagaagaagaagaagcccaaGATTGTCTGCTACGTCTGCGGCAGGTTGCAACACAAAGCCAATAGATGCCGCGATCATAAGGGCAAGGGGCCGACACCTGACCAACAGAAGGCAACCAAAGCCCAAGTGTATGTGGCTGTTGCAACGGTCGATAATACCGGCAAAGGTGACACCACTAGTGG GGCGCAGACAATGGATCCGTACTGA